A DNA window from Ralstonia solanacearum K60 contains the following coding sequences:
- a CDS encoding RHS repeat domain-containing protein: MNRFAKTQLWAAGLLLGCTSRENIAEARTWALLRGRALLALALACGLLWGPNAWAGNVGAGANVGLGHLYCLSGAAICANGPDAVADMTIAGVNSKNDGLMNLLCNGSCTYEFDSENHGNYSYRYMGPPDGKMIGDFVALLTGECASGYARESDGTCQPKPPVQTCPISNPVIPGVGSKAYSESSEGGSADVPVTLVYRSASMYGVANRGGGQWMSNWQRSLDTRLAIDATPKVAVQRENGAVSIFTLSGTTWAAPDIRDTLQSVTDTSGKITGWQYTVADTGVVETYDSNGKLQSMRDRNGRTTTLAYNAANQLTTVTGPSGRSTSFAFDSQNRIASVTAPDGTATRYGYNADGMLSSVTRADGSVRQYVYENSRFPTSLTGVIDENGSRYATYAYDDQGRATSSAHAGGADAYQFQYGDNYQTTVTDPTGKTSVYSFLKQNGVLLPTSISAPCGLCGSTRKSSSYDANNNLTQETDYNGTVTTHVYDSQKREIQRVDGAGTASARTTTTEWHKVWNLPLRIASPTRLETYRYDSNGNLTRYSETPTADSDGSQGISAAATGATRTTNWTYTADGQVATSSGPHAGVATSTTYVYRTADDTATPPQYRKGDLYQIIDPLGRTTTINRYDASGRQLQTTDANGAVTTFTYSNRGWLTSQTITPASEAGQTTNYSYDAVGQLTKATLPDGSSVSFTYDAAHRLTGAADGLGNSIAYTLDAMGNRTQEQVTDPSGVLTRRVDRVFDSMSRPLRVTQQGALPSGSTSDAPIKVAPAGITASSTYADNAPARAIDGDAGNAWIASSYATQWVEVDLGAAVPLKKVRMLVSQSPAGQTTHVVTGGMNPAPTSVLQTLSGNTSDGQWLEAALDGTVSVRYIRITTTSSPSWVSWHELEFYR, from the coding sequence ATGAATCGATTTGCCAAGACGCAGCTTTGGGCTGCGGGATTGCTTTTGGGTTGTACTTCCAGAGAGAACATTGCCGAGGCGAGGACGTGGGCGCTTCTCAGAGGACGTGCATTGCTAGCGCTAGCGCTTGCCTGCGGCCTACTCTGGGGCCCTAACGCCTGGGCCGGTAACGTCGGCGCCGGTGCCAATGTTGGCCTTGGCCATCTCTATTGCCTATCGGGGGCGGCGATTTGCGCGAACGGTCCCGATGCAGTTGCCGACATGACGATTGCGGGCGTCAATAGCAAGAATGATGGATTGATGAACTTGCTCTGCAATGGCAGCTGCACGTATGAGTTCGATAGCGAGAACCACGGGAATTACTCCTACCGTTACATGGGCCCCCCCGATGGCAAGATGATCGGCGACTTCGTCGCGCTTCTGACGGGTGAATGCGCGTCTGGATATGCGAGGGAATCTGACGGCACCTGCCAGCCAAAGCCGCCGGTGCAAACCTGCCCGATCAGCAATCCCGTTATCCCTGGCGTCGGAAGCAAGGCTTATTCCGAATCCAGCGAAGGCGGCAGTGCAGATGTGCCCGTCACACTCGTCTATCGCTCTGCGAGTATGTATGGAGTGGCTAACCGCGGTGGCGGCCAGTGGATGTCCAACTGGCAGCGTAGCCTGGACACCCGCCTCGCAATTGACGCCACCCCGAAAGTCGCAGTGCAGCGCGAGAACGGGGCGGTATCGATTTTCACCCTGAGCGGAACCACTTGGGCTGCCCCCGACATTCGCGACACGCTGCAATCGGTGACGGACACCAGCGGCAAGATCACCGGCTGGCAATACACCGTGGCCGATACGGGAGTAGTCGAGACCTACGACTCCAACGGCAAGCTGCAATCGATGCGCGACCGCAACGGCCGCACCACGACCCTCGCCTATAACGCGGCAAACCAGTTGACCACTGTCACCGGCCCGAGCGGCCGCAGCACGTCTTTTGCGTTCGACAGCCAGAATCGCATCGCCAGCGTGACGGCACCGGATGGCACTGCGACCCGCTATGGGTACAACGCCGACGGCATGCTGTCGAGCGTCACGCGAGCAGACGGCAGTGTCCGTCAATACGTCTATGAGAACAGCCGCTTCCCAACCTCACTGACCGGCGTCATTGACGAGAACGGCAGCCGCTACGCCACCTACGCCTACGACGACCAGGGCCGCGCCACCAGCAGCGCGCATGCGGGCGGCGCCGATGCGTATCAGTTCCAATACGGCGACAACTACCAGACCACCGTCACCGACCCGACCGGCAAGACCAGTGTCTACAGCTTCCTGAAGCAGAACGGCGTGCTGCTGCCGACCTCGATCAGCGCGCCCTGCGGCCTGTGCGGCAGCACGCGCAAAAGCAGCAGCTATGACGCCAACAACAATCTGACCCAGGAAACCGACTACAACGGCACCGTCACCACGCATGTGTATGACAGCCAGAAGCGCGAGATCCAGCGGGTAGACGGTGCGGGCACGGCCAGCGCCCGCACCACCACCACCGAGTGGCACAAGGTCTGGAACCTGCCGCTGCGGATCGCCTCGCCGACCAGGCTGGAAACGTACCGCTACGACAGCAACGGCAACCTGACCCGCTACAGCGAAACACCGACCGCTGACAGTGACGGCAGCCAGGGCATCAGCGCTGCCGCGACTGGCGCAACCCGAACCACCAACTGGACCTACACCGCCGACGGCCAGGTGGCGACCAGCAGTGGCCCGCATGCCGGCGTCGCCACCAGCACGACCTACGTCTATCGCACGGCGGACGATACAGCCACGCCGCCGCAGTACCGCAAAGGCGACCTGTACCAGATCATCGATCCGCTGGGCCGTACCACCACGATCAACCGGTACGACGCCAGCGGCCGCCAGCTGCAGACGACGGACGCCAACGGCGCGGTCACCACGTTCACCTACTCGAACCGTGGCTGGCTGACCAGCCAGACCATTACCCCGGCAAGCGAGGCGGGCCAGACCACCAACTACAGCTATGACGCCGTGGGGCAATTGACCAAGGCGACGTTGCCGGACGGCAGCAGTGTCAGCTTCACCTATGACGCCGCACACCGCCTGACGGGCGCCGCCGACGGCCTGGGCAACAGCATCGCCTACACGCTCGACGCGATGGGCAACCGCACCCAGGAGCAGGTCACGGACCCGAGCGGCGTCCTGACACGACGGGTCGATCGCGTGTTCGACTCGATGAGTCGGCCCCTGCGAGTCACGCAGCAGGGCGCCTTGCCATCCGGTTCGACGTCCGATGCGCCGATCAAGGTGGCGCCGGCGGGCATCACTGCCTCCAGCACTTACGCCGACAACGCGCCGGCCCGCGCGATTGACGGGGATGCCGGCAATGCCTGGATTGCCTCCAGCTATGCCACACAGTGGGTCGAGGTCGATCTTGGCGCGGCGGTGCCGCTCAAGAAAGTGCGGATGCTGGTTTCCCAAAGCCCTGCCGGCCAGACCACGCACGTCGTGACGGGCGGGATGAATCCAGCGCCGACGAGCGTACTCCAGACCCTGTCGGGCAACACGTCGGACGG